A genomic region of Candidatus Paceibacterota bacterium contains the following coding sequences:
- the obgE gene encoding GTPase ObgE has product MFVDEIKIYARAGHGGRGCVAFQREKFRPKGGPSGGNGGRGGDVILLADHDLNNLIAQYYQPRLIAQKGEFGLGKGMDGHAGKDLVVKVPCGTLVWKLDSGAGSEASRVSAQEDFQSQSRRRQTIRPLNREESWAEGNQDMPASSTTVFPAASGARSRGELVIDLTEHGQRFVLCRGGRGGLGNRNFATATRQTPRFAQPGEPGEEGNYLLELRIMAEVGLVGYPNAGKSTLLTAISHARPKIAPYPFTTLHPQLGIVEYPDFHRLTVCDVPGLIEGAHRNVGLGHEFLRHIERCKVLVLLLDMAGTDGRTPWDDFKDLLRELELYDPALVERPRLVVANKMDEPAAEANLKKFKRRIRQAPILPIAAAFDQGIDKFKQVIRDAVK; this is encoded by the coding sequence GTGTTCGTTGACGAAATCAAAATTTACGCCCGCGCCGGCCACGGCGGGAGAGGCTGCGTCGCCTTCCAGCGCGAGAAGTTTCGGCCCAAAGGCGGCCCCAGCGGCGGCAACGGCGGCCGAGGCGGCGACGTCATCCTCCTGGCCGACCACGACCTGAATAATCTCATCGCCCAGTATTATCAGCCGCGCCTGATCGCCCAGAAAGGTGAGTTCGGCCTCGGCAAGGGCATGGATGGCCACGCCGGCAAGGACCTCGTCGTCAAAGTCCCCTGCGGCACGCTGGTGTGGAAGCTGGACTCCGGCGCCGGCTCCGAGGCTTCGAGGGTTTCCGCGCAAGAGGATTTCCAGAGCCAATCCCGCCGGCGGCAAACGATTCGGCCTCTCAACAGGGAAGAGAGTTGGGCGGAAGGGAATCAGGACATGCCGGCAAGCAGCACCACCGTCTTCCCCGCGGCTTCCGGGGCCCGCTCGCGCGGCGAACTGGTCATTGACCTCACCGAACACGGGCAACGCTTCGTCCTGTGCCGGGGTGGGCGGGGCGGCCTGGGCAACCGCAATTTCGCGACCGCCACACGCCAAACCCCGCGCTTCGCCCAACCTGGCGAACCGGGCGAGGAAGGCAATTACCTCCTGGAACTGCGCATCATGGCGGAGGTTGGCCTGGTGGGATACCCCAACGCCGGCAAATCCACCCTGTTGACGGCCATCTCCCACGCCCGGCCCAAGATCGCCCCCTATCCCTTCACCACACTCCACCCCCAGCTCGGGATTGTGGAATATCCCGACTTCCACCGCTTGACCGTGTGCGATGTGCCGGGGCTGATTGAAGGGGCGCATCGGAACGTCGGCCTCGGGCACGAGTTTCTGCGCCACATCGAGCGCTGCAAAGTGCTGGTGCTGCTGCTCGACATGGCCGGCACGGATGGCCGCACCCCATGGGATGATTTCAAAGACCTGTTGCGCGAGCTGGAGCTCTACGACCCTGCCCTGGTGGAAAGGCCCCGCCTGGTGGTTGCCAACAAGATGGACGAGCCGGCGGCAGAGGCGAACTTGAAGAAGTTCAAACGTCGCATCCGCCAGGCCCCGATTCTGCCCATCGCCGCCGCCTTCGACCAGGGCATTGACAAGTTCAAGCAAGTCATCCGCGACGCCGTAAAGTAG
- the rpmA gene encoding 50S ribosomal protein L27, which produces MAHKKGQGSIRNGRDSISKRLGVKRFGGESVTAGSILVRQRGTKFVAGRNVGTGRDWTLFALVDGKVAFDKNSRRINVLAEAAPTSG; this is translated from the coding sequence ATGGCACACAAGAAAGGTCAAGGCAGCATCCGCAACGGGCGCGACAGCATCAGCAAGCGGCTGGGCGTGAAGCGCTTCGGCGGTGAATCGGTCACCGCCGGCAGCATCCTGGTCCGCCAGCGCGGCACCAAATTTGTCGCGGGCCGCAACGTCGGCACCGGGCGCGATTGGACGCTCTTCGCGCTGGTGGATGGCAAAGTTGCTTTCGACAAGAACAGCCGCCGCATCAACGTGCTGGCGGAGGCCGCCCCCACGAGCGGTTAG
- the rplU gene encoding 50S ribosomal protein L21, with protein sequence MYAVFETGSKQYRVSAGDTLQVERLAVEAGQAVNFDRVLLVNNDGKLMVGSPTVGSASIVADVVEHTRGEKKIAYKMKRRKGFRKTIGHRQELTVVKIKEIKA encoded by the coding sequence ATGTACGCTGTATTTGAAACGGGCAGTAAGCAGTATCGCGTTAGCGCGGGCGATACGCTCCAAGTCGAGCGCCTGGCGGTCGAAGCCGGGCAAGCGGTGAATTTTGACCGTGTGCTCCTGGTCAACAACGACGGCAAGCTCATGGTGGGTTCTCCGACCGTGGGGAGCGCTTCCATCGTGGCTGACGTGGTCGAGCACACTCGCGGCGAGAAGAAGATCGCCTACAAGATGAAACGCCGCAAAGGCTTCCGCAAGACCATCGGGCACCGCCAGGAACTCACTGTCGTCAAGATCAAGGAAATCAAAGCTTGA
- the dacB gene encoding D-alanyl-D-alanine carboxypeptidase/D-alanyl-D-alanine-endopeptidase codes for MNLRERGLPVRMTSSAVGLLSAYCAIVLTLSAPAQEQKAPERPPPVTLTELQQRLTEHIGQPKFAAALWGVKIVSLDSGKTVFEHNPGKLFSPASNSKLYTVALALDRLGADYRIKTSLYAREKPDRSGTIKGDLIVYGRGNPTINTRLCGGDIYQALEPLVRELSNAGVKRVTGDVVGDESFFRGPPFGSGWVWDDMEYYYGAEISALTINDNTLQAVVKPGPRAGAPCQLSLLPATAWITFNNRTETVEKDRARRIRFYHPLSQNVIYVSGQMPVGDAGYTEEVTVHNPAGLFASFFKEALARRGIKVAGKARSVNWLDREAQPVDYGKLVELASVASLPLRDIAREVQKPSQNLYTDLLLAHVGETTRRADTSAWTTSEELGVRSLNRFLAEVGVQRGETLFEEGSGLSRNNLTTPNATVSLLQFMNRHKWAQVYLDALPIAGVDGTLRNRMKSTPAAGNVRAKTGTLRWANSLAGHVTTAAGERLVFSLMINRLHEARPARGDLDTVAVLLAGFTGRTDE; via the coding sequence ATGAATCTTCGCGAACGCGGATTGCCTGTTCGGATGACGAGTTCTGCCGTCGGTCTTCTGAGCGCGTATTGCGCTATTGTGCTCACCCTCAGCGCGCCGGCCCAGGAGCAGAAGGCTCCCGAGCGGCCACCTCCCGTCACGCTGACCGAGTTGCAACAGCGGTTGACCGAGCACATCGGCCAGCCGAAGTTTGCCGCCGCGCTATGGGGCGTGAAGATTGTCTCGCTGGACAGTGGTAAAACCGTTTTCGAACACAACCCGGGGAAGCTCTTCAGCCCTGCCTCGAACTCGAAGCTCTATACTGTGGCTCTGGCGCTGGACCGGCTTGGGGCGGATTACCGGATCAAGACTTCTCTGTATGCGCGGGAGAAACCCGACCGGTCGGGCACGATCAAGGGCGACTTGATAGTCTATGGACGCGGCAATCCAACCATCAACACGCGACTGTGCGGCGGTGATATCTACCAGGCATTGGAACCGCTGGTTCGCGAGCTGTCCAATGCGGGCGTGAAGCGAGTCACCGGTGACGTGGTGGGTGATGAGAGCTTCTTCCGCGGCCCTCCCTTCGGCTCAGGCTGGGTGTGGGACGACATGGAGTATTACTACGGTGCGGAGATTTCGGCGCTGACCATCAATGACAACACGCTGCAAGCCGTCGTCAAACCCGGACCGCGCGCTGGCGCGCCGTGCCAACTGTCGCTGCTGCCTGCCACCGCGTGGATTACCTTCAACAACCGAACGGAGACCGTTGAGAAGGATCGGGCGCGCAGAATTCGTTTCTACCATCCGCTTTCTCAGAACGTGATTTACGTCTCCGGCCAAATGCCGGTCGGCGACGCGGGCTACACCGAGGAAGTCACGGTGCACAATCCCGCGGGGCTGTTTGCGTCGTTCTTCAAAGAGGCGCTGGCCCGGCGCGGCATCAAGGTCGCCGGCAAAGCGCGGAGCGTGAACTGGCTGGACCGGGAAGCCCAGCCCGTGGACTACGGGAAGCTGGTGGAACTGGCCTCGGTGGCCTCGCTGCCGCTGCGCGACATCGCCCGCGAAGTGCAGAAGCCGTCGCAGAACCTCTACACGGACCTGCTGCTGGCACACGTCGGCGAGACGACTCGGCGGGCCGACACGTCGGCGTGGACGACCTCGGAAGAACTTGGGGTGCGATCGTTAAACCGGTTTCTGGCGGAGGTCGGCGTCCAGCGCGGCGAGACCCTCTTTGAGGAAGGCTCCGGCCTGTCGCGCAACAACCTGACGACGCCCAACGCGACCGTGTCCCTGCTTCAGTTCATGAACCGGCACAAGTGGGCCCAGGTGTATCTGGACGCGCTGCCGATCGCAGGGGTTGATGGCACGTTGCGGAACCGGATGAAAAGCACGCCAGCCGCCGGCAACGTTCGCGCGAAGACCGGCACCCTGCGCTGGGCCAATTCCCTCGCGGGGCATGTCACCACGGCTGCGGGCGAGCGTTTGGTCTTTTCCCTGATGATCAACCGGCTCCACGAAGCCCGCCCCGCGCGCGGAGACCTGGACACCGTCGCTGTCCTGCTCGCGGGCTTTACAGGGCGGACCGACGAATAG
- a CDS encoding alpha/beta hydrolase has product MKRILIPCLLAASLSRAWAQPNVDYTRTEDVIYGRKSGTALTLDVFQPRPANGVGIILMVSGGWFSAHEFINADYFKPFLKRGYTVFAVVHGSQPKFNITEIVPDIHRAVRFIRHNAAKYGVESNRLGITGGSAGGHLSLTMATQGNPGDAQAKDPVDRESSAVQCVACFFPPTDFLNYSRPGEDAVGVGVLKDFKAAFGPRSDTAEERQKLGREISPIYFVHSNTPPVLIIHGDADKLVPICQAETFVKRCKEAGATAKLVVREGKLHGWPDMGKDMELFADWFDEHLRGLKPAATDGSR; this is encoded by the coding sequence ATGAAGAGAATACTGATTCCATGCCTTCTCGCGGCGTCTCTGTCTCGTGCGTGGGCCCAACCGAATGTTGATTACACCCGCACGGAGGACGTCATCTATGGACGCAAGTCCGGCACCGCGCTCACGCTCGACGTCTTCCAACCGCGCCCGGCCAACGGCGTCGGAATCATCCTCATGGTCAGCGGTGGATGGTTTTCCGCGCACGAGTTCATTAACGCCGATTACTTCAAACCATTCCTGAAACGCGGCTACACCGTATTTGCCGTCGTGCACGGTTCGCAGCCAAAGTTCAACATCACCGAGATTGTGCCGGACATCCACCGGGCCGTGCGGTTCATTCGGCACAACGCGGCCAAATATGGCGTGGAGTCCAACCGCCTGGGCATCACCGGCGGCAGCGCCGGCGGGCATCTTTCACTCACCATGGCCACCCAGGGCAACCCGGGCGACGCCCAGGCCAAAGATCCTGTGGACCGCGAGAGCAGCGCGGTGCAATGCGTGGCGTGTTTCTTCCCCCCGACGGACTTTCTGAACTACAGCCGCCCCGGCGAGGACGCGGTCGGCGTGGGGGTGCTGAAAGACTTCAAAGCCGCGTTTGGACCGCGCTCGGACACCGCGGAGGAGCGCCAAAAACTGGGCCGGGAGATTTCGCCCATCTACTTTGTCCACTCGAACACGCCACCCGTTCTGATCATCCACGGCGACGCGGATAAGCTGGTGCCGATTTGCCAGGCGGAGACGTTTGTCAAGCGCTGCAAGGAAGCAGGGGCAACCGCCAAACTGGTCGTGCGCGAAGGCAAGCTTCACGGCTGGCCGGATATGGGCAAGGACATGGAACTCTTCGCCGACTGGTTCGACGAGCATCTACGCGGCCTAAAACCCGCCGCCACAGACGGATCCAGATAG
- the ychF gene encoding redox-regulated ATPase YchF, producing the protein MLKAGIIGLPNVGKSTLFNAVTRSHKAPAENYPFCTIEPNLGVVSVPDPRLPQLARVTKVNTRIPTAFEFVDIAGLVKGASHGEGLGNKFLSHIREVDALIQVVRCFEDPDIVHVTGDIAPVRDIEIVTTELVLADLETIRKRLEKISRDVKRGEKHAVLEAQLLEKLGAHLNTGKPANTLGLPLAPEEKIIVRGFFLLTDKPTIFVANVKEGDLAAADRHPQVTKVRDYARTHHACDTVVVSAQLESDVADLSPEEAGEYLKELGVQESGIAALIRSTYQLLGLRTFFTFNDKEVRAWTIPSGATAVKAAGTVHTDFERGFIKAETVHWADLVKEGSVGHARETGHYRIEGRDYVVRDGDVLLFKFSV; encoded by the coding sequence ATGCTAAAGGCAGGCATCATTGGTCTTCCGAACGTAGGGAAATCCACGCTCTTCAACGCCGTCACCCGCTCCCACAAGGCGCCCGCGGAGAATTACCCCTTCTGTACCATCGAGCCCAACCTGGGGGTCGTCAGTGTGCCGGACCCGCGCCTCCCCCAGCTCGCGAGGGTCACCAAGGTCAACACCCGGATTCCTACGGCCTTCGAGTTCGTGGACATCGCCGGCCTGGTCAAAGGCGCTTCGCACGGCGAGGGCCTCGGCAACAAGTTTCTCAGCCACATCCGGGAAGTGGACGCGCTCATCCAGGTTGTGCGCTGTTTCGAGGACCCCGATATCGTCCACGTCACCGGCGACATTGCCCCTGTGCGGGACATTGAGATCGTGACCACCGAGCTGGTTTTGGCCGACCTGGAGACCATCCGGAAGCGTCTGGAGAAGATCTCGCGCGACGTCAAACGCGGAGAAAAGCACGCCGTCCTCGAGGCACAGTTGCTCGAGAAGCTTGGCGCACACCTCAATACCGGCAAACCCGCCAACACCCTCGGCCTGCCGCTCGCCCCGGAGGAGAAGATTATAGTTCGCGGCTTCTTCCTGCTCACCGACAAGCCCACCATTTTCGTCGCCAACGTGAAGGAAGGCGACCTGGCTGCCGCGGACCGACACCCACAGGTGACCAAAGTCCGCGATTATGCCCGCACCCATCACGCCTGCGACACGGTCGTGGTCAGCGCCCAACTGGAGAGCGACGTGGCCGACCTCTCTCCCGAGGAAGCAGGTGAATACCTGAAGGAACTCGGCGTGCAGGAATCCGGCATCGCCGCCTTGATTCGCAGCACCTACCAACTCCTCGGTCTGCGCACCTTCTTTACCTTCAACGACAAGGAAGTTCGCGCCTGGACGATTCCTTCAGGTGCGACCGCCGTCAAGGCCGCCGGCACCGTGCACACTGATTTCGAGCGCGGCTTCATCAAAGCTGAGACCGTGCACTGGGCCGACCTCGTCAAAGAAGGTTCCGTGGGCCATGCCCGCGAGACCGGCCACTACCGTATCGAAGGACGCGATTACGTCGTCCGCGATGGCGACGTGCTGCTGTTCAAGTTTAGCGTGTGA